A genomic region of Daphnia carinata strain CSIRO-1 chromosome 5, CSIRO_AGI_Dcar_HiC_V3, whole genome shotgun sequence contains the following coding sequences:
- the LOC130695836 gene encoding ras association domain-containing protein 2-like isoform X2: MWSCHKCGKPVYFAERKQSIGWDWHPDCLKCEECGKILKPGQHAEHKGVSYCHVPCYGALFGPQLFGHGTRVESHKSFGKVENKSYGGITRTHLETTIKSYNHYHDVHGGSGGVKSREVNGRLVLEGVLRLYWGVQSAIQLKEDDDQRLPSNGGEQKTQRKISSGIFYQNSNISSVDESDSEDDSFCENSPVNSKASAAPNGSGYEKKTIGVLEANDITKFNTVPSKLDSKQLKRDELDELMQVERDWKDHEKPYQTLPNNISLPPIEVDLGTRKEPSSMALASEEDGTSTTKSSALRRRPGRRFDKSKLRRRCSINGHYYNRETSVFTPPYGSTMSVWTTSLVNTQEVINMLLDKYRVECPASNFSLFVVKDNGERRRVKDDEYPLLLRVMQGPDESVSKLFLVESEGEGSHEVSAAVAQFLRLSDFELQSILRLYCEEEEREVQSIKNKNRELKRRIKKRMQELKVKL; the protein is encoded by the exons atgtGGAGTTGTCATAAATGTGGGAAGCCTGTGTATTTTG CTGAGAGAAAACAATCAATTGGATGGGATTGGCATCCAGATTGTTTAAAATGTGAAGAGTGtggaaaaattttgaaaccaGGACAGCATGCTGAG CATAAAGGTGTTTCCTACTGCCATGTCCCATG TTATGGTGCTTTATTTGGTCCCCAGTTGTTTGGCCATGGAACAAGAGTTGAATCTCACAAAAGTTttggaaaagttgaaaataaaagctatGGAGGAATAACAAG AACTCATCTTGAAACAACTATCAAGTCATACAACCATTATCATGATGTACATGGAGGCAGTGGAGGTGTGAAAAGTAGAGAAGTTAATGGGAGATTGGTGCTAGAAGGAGTGTTGCGATTATACTGGGGAGTCCAGTCAGCCATACAACTGAAGGAAGATGATGACCAACGTCTTCCGTCAAACGGTGGAGAACAGAAAACCCAAAGAAAAATCTCCAGTGGCATATTCTACCAG AATTCCAACATCTCATCGGTCGACGAATCTGACAGTGAGGACGATTCATTCTGCGAAAATTCGCCAGTAAATTCCAAAGCTAGCGCAGCTCCAAACGGTTCGGGATATGAGAAAAAAACGATCGGGGTTCTCGAAGCAAATGATATAACAAAATTCAATACCGTACCATCTAAACTGGATTCCAAACAACTGAAGCGAGATGAATTAGACGAGCTTATGCAAGTAGAGAGAGATTGGAAAGATCATGAGAAACCATATCAGACTTTACCCAACAATATCTCGTTGCCTCCAATCGAA GTAGACCTAGGAACACGCAAAGAGCCGAGTTCAATGGCTCTCGCTTCTGAAGAGGACGGAACTTCGACAACCAAGTCTTCTGCTCTGCGACGACGACCAGGCAGACGTTTCGATAAGTCGAAACTAAGGCGACGGTGTTCCATAAATGGGCATTACTATAACAGAGAAACCAGCGTTTTCACCCCTCCTTATG gTAGTACGATGAGTGTGTGGACTACATCTCTTGTAAATACTCAGGAAGTGATTAACATGCTTCTCGATAAATACCGCGTTGAATGCCCTGCTAGTAATTTTTCCCTGTTCGTTGTCAAAGATAACGGAG AACGAAGACGAGTAAAGGATGACGAATACCCATTGCTATTGCGCGTGATGCAGGGACCGGACGAAAGCGTCTCCAAACTTTTTCTAGTGGAAAGCGAGGGTGAAGGCAGTCACGAAG TAAGTGCTGCTGTTGCCCAATTTTTACGCCTCAGCGACTTTGAACTTCAATCAATTTTACGGCTTTActgcgaagaagaagaacgcgAAGTGCAATCGATCAAAAATAA gAATCGGGAACTGAAACGTCGCATCAAAAAACGGATGCAGGAACTAAAAGTAAAATTATGA
- the LOC130695836 gene encoding ras association domain-containing protein 2-like isoform X1, giving the protein MWSCHKCGKPVYFAERKQSIGWDWHPDCLKCEECGKILKPGQHAEHKGVSYCHVPCYGALFGPQLFGHGTRVESHKSFGKVENKSYGGITRTHLETTIKSYNHYHDVHGGSGGVKSREVNGRLVLEGVLRLYWGVQSAIQLKEDDDQRLPSNGGEQKTQRKISSGIFYQNSNISSVDESDSEDDSFCENSPVNSKASAAPNGSGYEKKTIGVLEANDITKFNTVPSKLDSKQLKRDELDELMQVERDWKDHEKPYQTLPNNISLPPIEQVDLGTRKEPSSMALASEEDGTSTTKSSALRRRPGRRFDKSKLRRRCSINGHYYNRETSVFTPPYGSTMSVWTTSLVNTQEVINMLLDKYRVECPASNFSLFVVKDNGERRRVKDDEYPLLLRVMQGPDESVSKLFLVESEGEGSHEVSAAVAQFLRLSDFELQSILRLYCEEEEREVQSIKNKNRELKRRIKKRMQELKVKL; this is encoded by the exons atgtGGAGTTGTCATAAATGTGGGAAGCCTGTGTATTTTG CTGAGAGAAAACAATCAATTGGATGGGATTGGCATCCAGATTGTTTAAAATGTGAAGAGTGtggaaaaattttgaaaccaGGACAGCATGCTGAG CATAAAGGTGTTTCCTACTGCCATGTCCCATG TTATGGTGCTTTATTTGGTCCCCAGTTGTTTGGCCATGGAACAAGAGTTGAATCTCACAAAAGTTttggaaaagttgaaaataaaagctatGGAGGAATAACAAG AACTCATCTTGAAACAACTATCAAGTCATACAACCATTATCATGATGTACATGGAGGCAGTGGAGGTGTGAAAAGTAGAGAAGTTAATGGGAGATTGGTGCTAGAAGGAGTGTTGCGATTATACTGGGGAGTCCAGTCAGCCATACAACTGAAGGAAGATGATGACCAACGTCTTCCGTCAAACGGTGGAGAACAGAAAACCCAAAGAAAAATCTCCAGTGGCATATTCTACCAG AATTCCAACATCTCATCGGTCGACGAATCTGACAGTGAGGACGATTCATTCTGCGAAAATTCGCCAGTAAATTCCAAAGCTAGCGCAGCTCCAAACGGTTCGGGATATGAGAAAAAAACGATCGGGGTTCTCGAAGCAAATGATATAACAAAATTCAATACCGTACCATCTAAACTGGATTCCAAACAACTGAAGCGAGATGAATTAGACGAGCTTATGCAAGTAGAGAGAGATTGGAAAGATCATGAGAAACCATATCAGACTTTACCCAACAATATCTCGTTGCCTCCAATCGAA CAGGTAGACCTAGGAACACGCAAAGAGCCGAGTTCAATGGCTCTCGCTTCTGAAGAGGACGGAACTTCGACAACCAAGTCTTCTGCTCTGCGACGACGACCAGGCAGACGTTTCGATAAGTCGAAACTAAGGCGACGGTGTTCCATAAATGGGCATTACTATAACAGAGAAACCAGCGTTTTCACCCCTCCTTATG gTAGTACGATGAGTGTGTGGACTACATCTCTTGTAAATACTCAGGAAGTGATTAACATGCTTCTCGATAAATACCGCGTTGAATGCCCTGCTAGTAATTTTTCCCTGTTCGTTGTCAAAGATAACGGAG AACGAAGACGAGTAAAGGATGACGAATACCCATTGCTATTGCGCGTGATGCAGGGACCGGACGAAAGCGTCTCCAAACTTTTTCTAGTGGAAAGCGAGGGTGAAGGCAGTCACGAAG TAAGTGCTGCTGTTGCCCAATTTTTACGCCTCAGCGACTTTGAACTTCAATCAATTTTACGGCTTTActgcgaagaagaagaacgcgAAGTGCAATCGATCAAAAATAA gAATCGGGAACTGAAACGTCGCATCAAAAAACGGATGCAGGAACTAAAAGTAAAATTATGA
- the LOC130695851 gene encoding large ribosomal subunit protein eL14-like codes for MPFTKFVETGRVVYIAKGPDAGKIAAIIDIIDQNRALLDGPCSGVPRQARRFTELHLTSLVTKVTRGCSERSLRLAWEADKITEKWLATSWAKRIEKRTRRFSLNDLERFKLAKAKQARNKMIRTAFFAIRNKDTRTAKKARGRIEKLRAKSKAYGKAQKAEKKSKATKA; via the exons ATG CCTTTCACCAAATTTGTCGAGACGGGCCGCGTGGTCTACATTGCAAAGGGCCCAGATGCCGGCAAGATTGCTGCCATCATCGATATCATCGACCAGAACAGG GCTTTGTTAGATGGACCTTGCAGCGGTGTGCCCCGTCAAGCTCGCCGATTCACCGAACTCCATCTTACCAGCCTGGTGACTAAGGTGACAAGAGGCTGTTCAGAGCGATCATTGAGGCTTGCTTGGGAAGCTGACAAAATCACAGAGAAGTGGCTTGCAACCTCATGGGCTAAACGTATTGAAAAGCGTACAAGG AGATTCAGCCTTAACGATCTTGAGCGATTCAAGTTGGCAAAGGCCAAGCAAGCTCGCAACAAGATGATTCGCACTGCATTCTTCGCCATCCGCAACAAGGATACCAGGACTGCTAAGAAAGCCCGCGGACGTATCGAGAAACTCCGTGCTAAATCAAAGGCTTACGGCAAAGCCCAAAAGGCTGAGAAGAAATCGAAAGCGACGAAAGCTTAA